TGGCGTGGCTTCCAGCAAGGATTGGCGGCCAAGATGGCGGTGGCATCCTCGGCGGTGAGCGGTTTGGCAAAGAAGTAGCCCTGGCCATACTCTGCCTGGAAGTGACATAGGCAGTCCATTTGCCGCGCGTCTTCAATCCCCTCTGCAATCACCGTCATGCCTAGATTATGGGCTAGACCAACAATGGCGCGGACGATCGCTTCTCCATCATTCTCGGTGCCAATGCAGCGCACAAAGGACTGATCGATTTTGACGGTGTCGATGGGAAATTGGTGCAAGTAGCTGAGGGATGAGTAGCCGGTGCCGAAGTCGTCAATCAACAGTTGGGTGTGTAGATCCTTGAGCTGCCGCAAAATGGCGGTGGCCACTTGGGCATCTTCCATGACGGCGCTTTCGGTAATCTCTAGCTTGAGGGTGTGAGGTGCGAGTTGGAAATCAGCGATCGCTTGCTTGACTTGCCCTAGCAGGTCATTGGAGGAAAACTGCCGACTGGATAGATTGACGCTCATGGAGAGAGGATTCATCTGGGCGAACTGATCTTGCCAGATTTTCAACTGTCGGCAGGCTTCCCGCAGCGTCCAGTGACCAATTTGGGTAATCAGCCCTGTCTCTTCTGCCACCGGAATAAATTCTGCGGGTGATACCAGACCTCGTTTAGGATGCTGCCAGCGCACGAGGGCCTCAAAACCCATGATGTACCCTGTGGACAGCGAGACGATGGGCTGATAGCGCATCTGAAAATCTTGACCGTCATCGGCGGTTTTGGTGGGATAACTCAACAGGGTAGGGGTAGTTTGACCGGCAGCAATGGTCATCCGTAGGTCGGTTTCTAGTTTGAGTCGGGCGACGACGCGATCGTACATTTCCACGTTGAAAATTTCGTGGCGAGCACGTCCTAACGACTTGGCGCGATACATGGCTGTATCGGCGTTGCGGAGCAGTTCATCCGGGCGATCGCATCCCGTATCACTGAGGGCGATGCCGATACTGACGGTGGTAAAGACGTCTTGTCCGCCCAGGGTGAAGGGCTGTTGAAGCTGTTGATGAATGGTGTCGGCTACCCGCGTAGCGGCACTGAGATCCTGAATATTTTCTAGCAGGATGGTGAATTCATCTCCCCCAAGGCGGGCCAGGGTATCGCCAGGGCGGAGGCAACTTTCTAAGCGACGGGCGATCGCCACCAGCAGCTCATCCCCGATGATGTGCCCGAGGCTATCGTTGACCACCTTAAAGCTATCTAAATCTAGGAACAGCACAGCAAAGAGGTAATGTCCTTGCCGCTTAGTCTGCTCAATGGCATGGCTGAGCCGATCCATGAACAGGGCGCGGTTAAACAACCCCGTCAGACTATCGTGGAGGGCATCGTGTAAAAGCTGCTCCTCCGCCCGTTTGCGTTCGGTAATATCGGTTTGCGATCCAGCCATACGATAGGCCACCTGTTGCCCATCCCGCACGGCCAGCCCTCGACTGAGCATCCAGCGGTAAGAGCCATCGCGGTGGCGCATCCGGTGTTCTACTTCAAAGCTGGGCGATCGCCCCTCTAAATGGGCGGCAAGCTGGGCCTTCAGCCAATCCACTTCTTCGGGATGCACGCGATTGAACCATTCGTCGGGCGTATTGCCGATATCGGGCTCTTGGTAGCCCAGCATGGTTTTCCAGCGTGGTGAAAAATAAATGCTAGAGGTCTTCAAGTTCCAGTCCCACAGACCGTCATTGGCCCCGCGCACG
The genomic region above belongs to Candidatus Obscuribacterales bacterium and contains:
- a CDS encoding EAL domain-containing protein yields the protein MVSTSDVSDYDQVMRTQAESELRRQVSNLLALIENTQDAVWSIDPHYTITTLNLVFQQQFVAAYGRDIQVGMNHLDCLPPAERDRWQTYYDQALKGDRFTAEFYSDVTGIPAHSEVSFNPILTPSCRVEGVAVFSRNISDRKRADQALLDAKDQLQAVLDAVPGCVSWFSSDLTYLGINRYLAATFQLNADSFIGEKLGFMASSPGFAEFVKRFFQSSLQESNVEIVATVNHQPRHYLIVAQKYQQGEAAVFVGLDITERKRVEEALLESQERYALAVRGANDGLWDWNLKTSSIYFSPRWKTMLGYQEPDIGNTPDEWFNRVHPEEVDWLKAQLAAHLEGRSPSFEVEHRMRHRDGSYRWMLSRGLAVRDGQQVAYRMAGSQTDITERKRAEEQLLHDALHDSLTGLFNRALFMDRLSHAIEQTKRQGHYLFAVLFLDLDSFKVVNDSLGHIIGDELLVAIARRLESCLRPGDTLARLGGDEFTILLENIQDLSAATRVADTIHQQLQQPFTLGGQDVFTTVSIGIALSDTGCDRPDELLRNADTAMYRAKSLGRARHEIFNVEMYDRVVARLKLETDLRMTIAAGQTTPTLLSYPTKTADDGQDFQMRYQPIVSLSTGYIMGFEALVRWQHPKRGLVSPAEFIPVAEETGLITQIGHWTLREACRQLKIWQDQFAQMNPLSMSVNLSSRQFSSNDLLGQVKQAIADFQLAPHTLKLEITESAVMEDAQVATAILRQLKDLHTQLLIDDFGTGYSSLSYLHQFPIDTVKIDQSFVRCIGTENDGEAIVRAIVGLAHNLGMTVIAEGIEDARQMDCLCHFQAEYGQGYFFAKPLTAEDATAILAANPCWKPR